The following are encoded together in the Streptomyces sp. NBC_00341 genome:
- a CDS encoding ABC transporter substrate-binding protein, with translation MPGRQSRRSMLATMAAVPLAGALGACSGGTSGSKSTSRTSKAGGTGRNATHITFWSALRGSKEVVDAFNRTHRTIQVDFQQIPSGPQGGYAKLSNASRAGNAPDVATIEYPQIPGFAIDGVALDITDMLSEGLRAKLLPQALGLTTFEKRVFSLPLDVEPMVMHYRSDLFAEYGIEVPRTWEAFEEASRTVREKAPGRRLSAFATDGAFQFASFAWQAGGQWFDTRGGAWNVSLADAPTRRVAAYWQRMIDEDLVVMSPVDSRAYDAQLSSGEVLARFTGAWDAGAQMNARPGQKGKWAIAPLPQWNGADPALGTHGGSTFAVTSSSDHPEAALEFIEWQVAHPDALLARLSSGASSQYPAAPGLVAVGRKAFDRAYYSGQDIYTLFDQEAHKIRDGWTWGPRMTATQKVMQDGFARVGGGQGSVIESVRAAQRGTMPDLRALGLSTTEHSS, from the coding sequence ATGCCCGGTCGACAGAGCCGTCGGTCCATGCTCGCCACGATGGCCGCAGTACCGCTGGCGGGCGCCCTGGGCGCCTGCAGCGGTGGCACATCGGGGTCGAAGAGCACGAGCAGGACCAGCAAGGCCGGCGGGACCGGCCGCAACGCCACGCACATCACCTTCTGGTCCGCGCTGCGCGGCAGCAAGGAGGTGGTGGACGCGTTCAACCGGACGCACCGGACGATCCAGGTCGACTTCCAGCAGATCCCCTCCGGGCCCCAGGGCGGTTACGCGAAGCTCAGCAACGCCTCCCGGGCCGGCAACGCCCCGGACGTCGCGACGATCGAGTACCCCCAGATCCCCGGCTTCGCCATCGACGGGGTCGCCCTGGACATCACGGACATGCTGAGCGAAGGGCTGCGCGCCAAGCTGCTGCCGCAGGCGCTGGGGCTCACCACGTTCGAGAAGCGCGTCTTCAGCCTGCCGCTCGACGTCGAACCGATGGTGATGCACTACCGCAGCGACCTGTTCGCGGAGTACGGCATCGAAGTCCCGCGCACCTGGGAGGCGTTCGAGGAGGCGTCCCGCACCGTGCGGGAGAAGGCGCCCGGCCGCAGGCTGTCGGCGTTCGCCACCGACGGCGCCTTCCAGTTCGCCTCCTTCGCCTGGCAGGCCGGCGGCCAGTGGTTCGACACCCGCGGCGGCGCCTGGAACGTGTCGCTGGCCGACGCGCCGACCCGCCGGGTGGCGGCCTACTGGCAGCGGATGATCGACGAGGACCTGGTCGTCATGAGCCCGGTGGACAGCAGGGCCTACGACGCCCAGCTCAGCTCCGGCGAGGTCCTGGCCCGGTTCACCGGCGCCTGGGACGCCGGGGCGCAGATGAACGCCAGGCCCGGGCAGAAGGGCAAGTGGGCCATCGCCCCGCTCCCCCAGTGGAACGGGGCGGACCCCGCGCTCGGCACCCACGGCGGATCGACGTTCGCGGTCACCAGCAGCAGCGACCACCCGGAAGCCGCGCTGGAGTTCATCGAGTGGCAGGTCGCGCACCCCGACGCGCTGCTGGCCCGGCTCTCCAGCGGAGCCAGCAGCCAGTACCCGGCCGCCCCCGGACTCGTCGCCGTCGGCCGCAAGGCCTTCGACCGCGCCTACTACAGCGGCCAGGACATCTACACGCTCTTCGACCAGGAGGCCCACAAGATCCGGGACGGCTGGACGTGGGGACCCCGGATGACCGCCACCCAGAAGGTCATGCAGGACGGCTTCGCCCGGGTGGGCGGCGGCCAGGGCTCGGTGATCGAGTCCGTGCGCGCCGCCCAGCGGGGCACCATGCCCGACCTCAGGGCGCTGGGCCTGTCCACCACAGAACACAGCAGCTGA
- a CDS encoding FAD-dependent oxidoreductase: MTRRERTVDVLVVGAGPAGLGAAAELAASGVRVEVLEREQSAGGIPRHCHHGGFGGRGGRAGGGLSGPEYALRCVAAAERAGATLRTGITVTGWAGPRTLDATGPGGLERITARAVLLATGARERPRSARLVPGSRPAGVYTTGELQQAVHLHHQHIGTRAVVVGDEPVGHAAAGTLRVAGVEVVALVTGRPPEPLAVLRRGPGAPVLSRTTVTGLTGRGRLAGVTVRHEDGRTTTLRCDTVVFTGDWIPDHELARRGAVALDPGTRGPAHDTSYRTGEPGVFAIGNLLHAVESAGTAAAEGRAAAAPVLRHLATGSWPAGRTALAVEAPLTWIAPNLIGPGGEPPLDNRFVLRTGRRRAAPLFEVRQSGRLLHRQRLLLPARPGVPLHLSADWLDRADPHGDTVRIRMR, translated from the coding sequence ATGACCCGCCGCGAGCGGACGGTCGACGTGCTGGTCGTCGGAGCGGGCCCGGCCGGACTCGGCGCGGCGGCCGAACTCGCCGCATCCGGGGTACGGGTGGAGGTCCTGGAGCGCGAGCAGAGCGCGGGCGGCATCCCACGCCACTGCCACCACGGCGGCTTCGGCGGCCGTGGTGGCCGCGCGGGCGGCGGCCTGAGCGGCCCCGAGTACGCCCTGCGGTGCGTGGCCGCCGCCGAACGGGCCGGTGCCACCCTGCGCACCGGCATCACCGTCACCGGCTGGGCCGGACCCCGCACCCTCGACGCCACCGGACCGGGCGGACTGGAACGGATCACCGCCCGCGCCGTCCTCCTCGCCACCGGCGCCCGGGAACGCCCCCGCAGCGCCCGGCTCGTCCCCGGCAGCCGCCCCGCAGGCGTCTACACCACCGGTGAACTCCAGCAGGCCGTCCACCTCCACCACCAGCACATCGGCACCCGTGCGGTGGTCGTCGGCGACGAACCGGTCGGCCACGCGGCGGCCGGCACCCTGCGCGTCGCCGGAGTCGAGGTCGTCGCCCTGGTCACCGGCCGTCCGCCGGAACCCCTCGCCGTGCTGCGCCGGGGCCCCGGCGCACCGGTGCTCAGCCGCACCACCGTGACCGGCCTGACCGGTCGCGGCCGGCTCGCCGGAGTCACGGTGCGGCACGAGGACGGCCGGACCACGACGCTGCGCTGCGACACCGTGGTCTTCACGGGCGACTGGATCCCCGACCACGAACTGGCCCGGCGGGGCGCGGTCGCCCTTGACCCCGGCACCCGCGGACCCGCCCACGACACCTCGTACCGGACCGGCGAGCCCGGAGTCTTCGCCATCGGGAATCTGCTGCACGCGGTGGAGAGCGCGGGCACCGCGGCGGCCGAGGGACGGGCGGCCGCCGCCCCCGTACTGCGCCACCTGGCCACCGGATCCTGGCCCGCCGGCCGTACGGCGCTCGCGGTCGAGGCCCCGCTGACGTGGATCGCGCCCAATCTCATCGGCCCCGGCGGGGAACCGCCGCTGGACAACCGCTTCGTCCTGCGCACCGGGCGGCGCCGGGCCGCCCCGCTGTTCGAGGTCCGCCAGAGCGGGCGGCTGCTGCACCGGCAGCGGCTGCTGCTTCCCGCCCGGCCCGGCGTCCCCCTCCACCTGTCCGCGGACTGGCTGGACCGGGCGGATCCGCACGGTGACACCGTACGGATCCGCATGCGCTGA
- a CDS encoding NAD(P)/FAD-dependent oxidoreductase: MTRTVTRAGQPLPEGQDYDVTVIGAGVVGTAIARELARHRVRTALVEASDDIGNGTSKANTAILHTGFDAVPGSLEARLVREGQRGLAVYAAETGIPVERVGALLVAWDQEQLDSLPGLLTKAESNGYHAARLLDASRLAEIEPHLGPGALGALEIPDESVICPWTTPLAFATQAVLAGVHLHLDCRVTAIETGTEPGNEPGTGIHTLTTTRGPLRTRALINAAGLHADEIDRLLGHDAFTVTPRRGQLIVYDKLARDLVRHILLPVPTAAGKGVLVAPTVFGNVLLGPTAEELDDKAATESTEDGLALLREKGRRILPRLIDEEVTAVYAGLRAATGHEDYRIKEYPELRYVAVGGIRSTGLTASMAIAAHVTDLLARTGLDLGAPVELPHVTMPTLGEAADRRPYLDAVLIAADPAYGTVVCHCERVTEGEIRDALDSVLPPRSVEGLARRTRAGNGRCQGFYCGARLRALTARTRP, encoded by the coding sequence ATGACCCGGACCGTCACCAGGGCCGGGCAGCCGCTTCCCGAGGGCCAGGACTACGACGTCACGGTCATCGGCGCCGGAGTGGTCGGCACCGCCATCGCCCGGGAACTGGCCCGCCACCGCGTCCGTACCGCACTCGTCGAGGCCTCGGACGACATCGGCAACGGCACGTCCAAGGCCAACACCGCGATCCTGCACACCGGTTTCGACGCCGTGCCCGGTTCGCTGGAGGCCCGGCTGGTCCGCGAGGGGCAGCGCGGACTCGCCGTGTACGCGGCCGAGACGGGCATCCCCGTCGAACGCGTCGGCGCCCTCCTCGTCGCCTGGGACCAGGAACAACTCGACTCGCTACCGGGCCTGTTGACCAAGGCCGAGAGCAACGGCTACCACGCGGCCAGGCTGCTGGACGCGAGCCGGCTCGCCGAGATCGAACCGCACCTGGGGCCGGGCGCGCTCGGTGCGCTGGAGATTCCCGACGAGTCCGTCATCTGCCCGTGGACCACCCCGCTCGCCTTCGCCACCCAGGCGGTCCTGGCCGGCGTCCACCTGCACCTGGACTGCCGCGTCACGGCCATCGAGACCGGCACCGAGCCCGGTAATGAGCCCGGCACCGGTATCCACACCCTGACCACCACCCGCGGCCCGCTCCGCACCCGGGCGCTGATCAACGCCGCCGGACTGCACGCCGACGAGATCGACCGCCTCCTCGGGCACGACGCCTTCACCGTCACACCGCGCCGCGGACAGCTCATCGTCTACGACAAGCTCGCCCGCGACCTCGTCCGCCACATCCTGCTCCCCGTCCCCACCGCCGCCGGCAAGGGCGTCCTGGTGGCACCGACCGTCTTCGGCAACGTGCTGCTCGGCCCCACCGCGGAGGAGCTCGACGACAAGGCCGCCACCGAGTCGACGGAGGACGGACTCGCGCTGCTGCGGGAGAAGGGGCGCCGCATCCTGCCGCGGCTGATCGACGAGGAGGTCACCGCCGTCTACGCGGGACTGCGGGCGGCCACCGGCCACGAGGACTACCGGATCAAGGAGTACCCGGAGCTGCGCTACGTCGCCGTCGGCGGCATCAGGTCCACCGGGCTGACCGCCTCCATGGCCATCGCCGCGCACGTCACCGATCTGCTCGCCCGGACCGGCCTCGATCTGGGCGCCCCCGTCGAGCTGCCGCACGTCACCATGCCGACCCTGGGGGAGGCGGCCGACCGCCGCCCCTATCTGGACGCCGTTCTCATCGCGGCGGACCCCGCCTACGGCACCGTGGTCTGCCACTGCGAACGCGTCACCGAGGGCGAGATCCGCGACGCACTGGACTCCGTGCTGCCGCCCCGCTCCGTCGAAGGACTCGCGCGCAGGACGCGGGCCGGCAACGGCCGCTGCCAGGGCTTCTACTGCGGAGCCCGGCTCCGCGCACTGACCGCCAGGACGCGGCCATGA
- a CDS encoding substrate-binding domain-containing protein: MREPVELRRQRIMSVVESRGPVKVSVLAAELDVSVVTVRRDVEELTRAGRLRRGHGVARPLREPAGAAPAPAVRGDGPAGEGGAVALVVPERHSYLYETLHGARGVLEEAGIRIALHIAPQSAGAERPLVERALADGVRGLLIAPRWRHALSEELDYGWLADVGVPTVLMERRPRPGSALHALDSVCSDHWYGVHLAVEHLVALGHRRIVLAARDDSPTARTVRAAFAAIAAGRPEVEDWTVVLSSPNAVPGPGPAEAGQVPAVPPGSAGHAPDLAALLRERGATAAVLHGDVDALMLVQRLAENGVHVPGDCSVVAYDDVVAALGSTPLTAVSPPKAEIGRAAAELLLHRLSGAAGASGPVRRTELLPELKVRGSTQEITPPTD, translated from the coding sequence ATGCGGGAGCCGGTTGAACTCAGGCGTCAGCGGATCATGTCGGTGGTGGAGTCGCGCGGCCCGGTCAAGGTCAGCGTGCTCGCCGCCGAACTGGACGTCTCCGTGGTCACGGTGCGGCGCGATGTCGAGGAGCTGACCCGGGCCGGGCGGCTGCGGCGCGGTCACGGCGTGGCCAGGCCGCTGCGGGAGCCGGCGGGCGCCGCGCCCGCACCGGCCGTGCGGGGCGACGGGCCTGCCGGTGAGGGCGGTGCGGTCGCGCTGGTCGTGCCGGAGCGGCATTCGTACCTGTACGAGACGCTGCACGGCGCCCGGGGCGTGCTGGAGGAGGCCGGGATCCGGATCGCGCTGCACATCGCACCGCAGTCGGCCGGTGCCGAACGGCCGCTGGTGGAAAGGGCGCTGGCGGACGGGGTGCGCGGGCTGCTGATCGCCCCGCGCTGGCGCCACGCGCTCTCCGAGGAGCTGGACTACGGCTGGCTGGCGGACGTGGGGGTGCCGACCGTACTGATGGAGCGGCGGCCCCGGCCCGGCAGCGCGCTGCACGCCCTGGACTCCGTCTGTTCCGACCACTGGTACGGGGTGCACCTGGCCGTGGAGCACCTGGTGGCGCTGGGTCATCGCCGGATCGTGCTGGCCGCCCGTGACGACAGCCCGACGGCCCGCACGGTGCGTGCCGCGTTCGCCGCGATCGCGGCCGGGCGCCCCGAGGTGGAGGACTGGACGGTCGTGCTGAGCTCACCGAACGCGGTGCCCGGCCCGGGTCCGGCCGAGGCGGGGCAGGTGCCCGCCGTCCCGCCCGGGAGCGCCGGTCACGCGCCCGACCTGGCCGCCCTGTTGCGCGAGCGCGGGGCCACGGCGGCGGTGCTGCACGGCGACGTGGACGCGCTGATGCTGGTGCAGCGCCTGGCCGAGAACGGTGTGCACGTGCCCGGGGACTGCTCGGTGGTGGCATACGACGATGTGGTCGCGGCCCTCGGCAGCACGCCGCTGACCGCGGTGTCGCCGCCCAAGGCGGAGATCGGCAGGGCGGCCGCCGAACTGCTGCTCCACCGGCTCTCCGGCGCCGCCGGGGCGTCCGGACCGGTGCGCCGGACTGAGCTGCTGCCGGAGTTGAAGGTCCGCGGATCGACTCAGGAGATTACTCCCCCCACAGACTGA
- a CDS encoding carbohydrate ABC transporter permease, which translates to MTSPLTTQASAPVDATGSAASPDPTTPPGRPRKSARRRELGAAGALMTPFFILLVTVFLIPVATAVWLSFFADDQPGLGFGPERRVFVGLRSYTAVLTDPTFLSGLGTVVLYCLIYIPVMVIGALALALLLDSGVVRLRSWAQLGLFLPHAVPGIIAAVIWLYLYTPGLSPVVDLLGKADITIDFLGVHTVVPSIVNIALWSNLGYNMVVFYAALQAVPREVIEASVVDGAGPVRTALQVKTPLVRSSIVMVAMFTLIFALQLFTEPMLLSQSTPMISSRFSPSMYIYDAAFTRNNYGLAAAASVVLLVLTIALSYGVTRWTNRSNAPEEDVR; encoded by the coding sequence ATGACCAGCCCGCTCACCACGCAGGCTTCCGCCCCCGTGGACGCGACAGGTTCCGCCGCGTCGCCGGATCCCACCACACCCCCGGGCCGCCCCCGCAAGTCCGCCCGGCGCCGTGAACTCGGCGCGGCCGGGGCCCTGATGACCCCCTTCTTCATCCTCCTGGTGACGGTCTTCCTGATCCCGGTCGCCACCGCCGTCTGGCTCAGCTTCTTCGCCGACGACCAGCCCGGCCTCGGCTTCGGCCCCGAGCGCAGGGTCTTCGTCGGGCTGCGCAGCTACACCGCCGTGCTGACCGACCCGACGTTCCTCAGCGGCCTGGGCACCGTCGTCCTGTACTGCCTCATCTACATCCCGGTCATGGTGATCGGCGCGCTCGCGCTGGCGCTGCTGCTGGACTCCGGAGTGGTACGGCTGCGCTCCTGGGCGCAGCTCGGGCTCTTCCTGCCGCACGCCGTGCCGGGCATCATCGCCGCCGTCATCTGGCTCTACCTCTACACGCCCGGTCTGAGCCCGGTGGTGGACCTGCTCGGCAAGGCCGACATCACGATCGACTTCCTCGGCGTGCACACGGTCGTCCCCTCGATCGTGAACATCGCGCTGTGGAGCAACCTCGGCTACAACATGGTGGTCTTCTACGCCGCGTTGCAGGCCGTGCCGCGCGAGGTCATCGAGGCGTCCGTCGTCGACGGTGCCGGACCGGTGCGGACCGCACTCCAGGTCAAGACACCGCTGGTGCGCTCCTCGATCGTGATGGTCGCGATGTTCACCCTGATCTTCGCGCTCCAGCTCTTCACCGAGCCGATGCTGCTGAGCCAGTCGACGCCGATGATCAGCTCCCGGTTCTCGCCCAGCATGTACATCTACGACGCCGCGTTCACCCGCAACAACTACGGCCTGGCCGCCGCGGCGTCGGTCGTCCTGCTGGTCCTCACGATCGCGCTCTCCTACGGCGTGACCCGCTGGACCAATCGCTCCAACGCCCCAGAGGAGGACGTCCGATGA
- a CDS encoding carbohydrate ABC transporter permease — protein sequence MSATSPARTAAALRPRLLGRSVVNLVVGISVLYTLLPVLWLVLASSKDRDALFGSDVLSLDHFSFAQNLKDLFAMDGGVYGRWYGNSLLYAVLGAALGALISIACGYAFDKYRFPHKEKLFGLVLAAVMVPQTVLALPLYLMASGTGLVNTFWSVFIPVLFNPFGVYLGRIFSQGYVPNEVLEAARVDGAGELTTYFRVALRMLGPGLVTVFLFQLTAIWNNFFLPMVMLSDQDLYPVSLGLYTWNSSATVSPEYYPVVIMGSLLAVLPLILAFALLQRFWKSGLTAGAVK from the coding sequence ATGAGCGCGACGAGTCCCGCCCGCACCGCCGCCGCCCTGCGCCCCCGGCTGCTCGGCCGCTCCGTCGTCAACCTGGTCGTCGGCATATCCGTGCTGTACACGCTGCTGCCGGTGCTGTGGCTGGTGCTCGCCTCCTCGAAGGACCGCGACGCCCTGTTCGGCAGCGATGTGCTCTCGCTCGACCACTTCTCCTTCGCGCAGAACCTCAAGGACCTGTTCGCGATGGACGGCGGTGTGTACGGGCGCTGGTACGGCAACAGCCTGCTGTACGCGGTCCTCGGCGCGGCGCTCGGCGCACTGATCAGCATCGCCTGCGGGTACGCCTTCGACAAGTACCGCTTCCCGCACAAGGAGAAGCTGTTCGGCCTGGTCCTCGCGGCGGTGATGGTGCCGCAGACCGTGCTGGCGCTGCCGCTGTACCTGATGGCGTCCGGCACCGGCCTGGTCAACACCTTCTGGTCGGTGTTCATCCCGGTGCTTTTCAACCCGTTCGGCGTGTACCTGGGGCGGATATTCAGCCAGGGCTACGTGCCCAACGAGGTGCTCGAAGCGGCCCGGGTGGACGGGGCCGGGGAACTCACCACGTACTTCCGGGTCGCGCTGCGGATGCTCGGTCCGGGGCTGGTCACGGTGTTCCTCTTCCAGCTCACCGCGATCTGGAACAACTTCTTCCTGCCCATGGTGATGCTGTCCGACCAGGACCTGTATCCCGTCAGTCTCGGCCTGTACACCTGGAACAGCTCCGCCACCGTCTCACCCGAGTACTACCCCGTGGTCATCATGGGTTCGCTGCTCGCGGTCCTGCCGTTGATCCTCGCCTTCGCGCTGCTCCAGCGCTTCTGGAAGTCGGGGCTCACCGCGGGCGCCGTCAAGTAG
- a CDS encoding amino acid permease, producing the protein MSISTSPHTGPEANAPKDEEQRLRELGYQPVLARRMGGFGNFAISFSVISILSGCMTLYGFGMSTGGPAVMLWGWAGVGLFVLCVGMALAEVTSAYPTSGALYYMADRLGGRKWGWYTGWLNLLGLLGAIAGIDYGAALFTGALMNLQWGFTPTPGKTMVIFLCILLLHAVLNLFGVRLVSVLNSISVWWHLAGVAVIVSVLAIVPSHHQSPSFVFTEFVNDTGWENPLYVAAIGLLLAQYTFCGYDASAHLSEETSNASVSAARGIVRSIWVSWVAGFVLLAGLTFAIQDYAGTQDSATGVPPAQILIDALGTSGATAMLLIVIAAQLFCGNAEVAAASRMVFAFSRDNALPGSALWRKVSARTQTPVNAVWLSVVVAGLLAVPSLYSATAYGAVTAINVIGITPAYAIPIFLKLRAGDRFERGPWHLGRWSKPVGWIAVVWVSIVTVLFLLPQSSPVTIDSMNYASIALVAVLVLATVWWFVARSSYSTPSAYGNAREQAEIEEGII; encoded by the coding sequence ATGTCCATATCCACCTCGCCCCACACGGGTCCCGAGGCCAACGCGCCCAAGGACGAGGAGCAGCGGCTGCGCGAGCTGGGCTACCAGCCGGTGCTCGCACGACGGATGGGCGGCTTCGGCAACTTCGCCATCAGCTTCTCCGTCATCTCGATCCTGTCCGGCTGCATGACCCTGTACGGCTTCGGCATGTCGACGGGCGGGCCCGCGGTGATGCTGTGGGGCTGGGCGGGCGTCGGCCTGTTCGTGCTCTGCGTGGGCATGGCGCTCGCCGAGGTCACCAGCGCGTACCCGACCTCCGGGGCGCTCTACTACATGGCGGACCGGCTCGGCGGCCGTAAGTGGGGCTGGTACACGGGCTGGCTGAATCTGCTCGGGCTGCTCGGCGCGATCGCCGGCATCGACTACGGTGCCGCGCTGTTCACCGGTGCGCTGATGAACCTGCAGTGGGGGTTCACCCCCACACCGGGCAAGACGATGGTCATCTTCCTCTGCATCCTGCTGCTGCACGCCGTGCTGAACCTCTTCGGTGTGCGGCTCGTCAGCGTGCTCAACTCGATCAGCGTGTGGTGGCACCTGGCCGGCGTCGCGGTGATCGTCTCGGTGCTGGCGATCGTGCCCTCGCACCACCAGTCGCCGTCGTTCGTCTTCACCGAGTTCGTCAACGACACCGGCTGGGAGAACCCGCTCTACGTGGCGGCGATCGGTCTGCTGCTGGCCCAGTACACCTTCTGCGGCTACGACGCCTCCGCCCACCTGTCGGAGGAGACCTCGAACGCCTCGGTCTCCGCGGCCCGCGGCATCGTCCGCTCGATCTGGGTCTCCTGGGTGGCCGGCTTCGTCCTGCTCGCCGGGCTGACCTTCGCGATCCAGGACTACGCGGGCACCCAGGACAGCGCCACCGGAGTGCCGCCCGCCCAGATCCTGATAGACGCGCTGGGCACCTCGGGCGCCACGGCCATGCTGCTGATCGTGATCGCGGCGCAGCTGTTCTGCGGCAACGCCGAGGTCGCCGCCGCCAGCCGGATGGTGTTCGCCTTCAGCCGTGACAACGCGCTGCCCGGCTCCGCGCTGTGGCGCAAGGTGAGCGCCCGTACCCAGACGCCGGTGAACGCGGTGTGGCTGTCGGTCGTCGTCGCCGGACTGCTCGCCGTTCCCTCGCTGTACTCCGCGACCGCGTACGGCGCGGTGACGGCGATCAACGTCATCGGCATCACGCCCGCCTACGCGATCCCGATCTTCCTGAAGCTGCGGGCCGGTGACCGCTTCGAGCGCGGGCCGTGGCACCTGGGCCGCTGGTCGAAGCCGGTCGGCTGGATCGCCGTGGTGTGGGTCTCGATCGTCACCGTGCTGTTCCTGCTGCCGCAGTCGTCCCCGGTGACGATCGACTCGATGAACTACGCCTCGATCGCACTGGTCGCCGTGCTGGTGCTGGCCACCGTGTGGTGGTTCGTCGCGCGGAGTTCGTACAGCACGCCGTCGGCGTACGGCAACGCCCGTGAGCAGGCGGAGATCGAGGAAGGCATCATCTGA
- a CDS encoding FGGY family carbohydrate kinase: MTGPVLAVDQGTSGTKALVICPERGVIGSGSAPVRPRFGSGGVVEVDPAELFDSVVDAGRRALAEAGEPAVAVGLANQGETVLAWDPETGVPLTEAIVWQDRRAAGLCAELAEHEEELRELTGLPLDPYFAAPKMAWIRRELTREGVVTTSDSWLVHRLTGAFVTDAATAGRTQLLDLDRVGWSPAALDIFGLGDERLPSVVDAAGAFGTTTAFGPELPLTGLLVDQQAALLAQSALEPGTAKCTYGTGAFLLAQTGPVPRRSSTGLVSCVAWRLGGRTSYCLDGQVYTAASAVRWLTDLKVISGAADLDPVGGSVPDSGGVTFVPALAGLAAPWWRGDLRGSVTGLSLDTTAGHLVRALCEGIAAQVAELAEAVAADLGERPGVLRVDGGLTRSALLMQTQADLLQRPVEVSALPDVTALGVGAVARLGLDPGLPLRRAVPDWEPAAVYEPRIGPDEAAERLAGFGAAVGTLLERS; this comes from the coding sequence ATGACAGGTCCGGTACTCGCCGTGGACCAGGGGACCTCCGGCACCAAGGCGCTGGTGATCTGTCCGGAGCGGGGGGTGATCGGTTCCGGTTCGGCTCCGGTACGACCGCGGTTCGGCTCCGGCGGGGTGGTCGAGGTGGACCCGGCCGAACTGTTCGACTCGGTCGTCGACGCCGGACGGCGGGCGCTGGCCGAAGCGGGCGAACCGGCCGTCGCCGTCGGCCTCGCCAATCAGGGCGAGACCGTGCTCGCCTGGGATCCGGAGACCGGCGTGCCGCTCACCGAGGCGATCGTCTGGCAGGACCGCCGGGCCGCCGGGCTGTGTGCTGAACTCGCTGAACATGAAGAGGAGTTGAGAGAGCTCACCGGGCTCCCCCTCGATCCCTATTTCGCCGCCCCGAAGATGGCCTGGATCCGCCGCGAACTGACCCGCGAGGGGGTCGTCACCACCAGCGACTCCTGGCTCGTCCACCGGCTCACCGGCGCGTTCGTCACGGACGCCGCGACAGCCGGACGCACCCAGCTGCTCGACCTCGACCGGGTCGGCTGGTCACCCGCCGCACTGGACATCTTCGGTCTCGGGGACGAGCGCCTGCCGTCGGTGGTCGACGCCGCCGGAGCGTTCGGGACGACGACCGCGTTCGGGCCCGAGCTGCCGCTGACCGGCCTCCTCGTCGACCAGCAGGCCGCCCTGCTGGCCCAGAGCGCGCTGGAGCCGGGCACCGCCAAGTGCACCTACGGCACCGGCGCGTTCCTGCTGGCCCAGACGGGCCCGGTGCCGCGCCGCAGCTCCACCGGACTCGTCAGCTGCGTGGCCTGGCGGCTCGGCGGGCGGACCAGCTACTGCCTGGACGGGCAGGTCTACACGGCGGCCTCCGCCGTGCGCTGGCTCACAGACCTCAAGGTGATCTCCGGCGCCGCGGACCTCGACCCGGTCGGCGGCTCCGTACCCGACTCCGGGGGCGTCACCTTCGTCCCGGCGCTTGCCGGACTCGCGGCCCCCTGGTGGCGCGGAGACCTCCGGGGGTCGGTGACCGGGCTGAGCCTGGACACCACCGCGGGACACCTGGTGCGGGCGCTGTGCGAGGGCATCGCCGCACAGGTGGCCGAGCTGGCCGAAGCGGTGGCGGCCGATCTGGGGGAGCGGCCCGGGGTGCTGCGCGTCGACGGCGGGCTGACCCGCTCCGCCCTGCTCATGCAGACCCAGGCCGATCTGCTGCAACGGCCCGTCGAGGTGTCCGCGCTGCCCGACGTCACCGCGCTCGGCGTGGGCGCCGTGGCCCGGCTCGGCCTCGATCCGGGGCTCCCGCTGCGCCGGGCGGTGCCCGACTGGGAACCGGCCGCGGTGTACGAGCCGAGGATCGGCCCCGACGAGGCCGCCGAGCGGCTCGCCGGATTCGGGGCGGCTGTCGGCACCCTCCTGGAGCGGTCGTGA
- a CDS encoding sulfite exporter TauE/SafE family protein — protein sequence MDTLTLWQLAALAAASALVGFSKTAVSGANTISLAVFAAVLPARESTGVLLPILIAGDVLAVLTYRRHAHWPTLLRLFPAVAVGVVAGTLFMMWAGDAAVRTSIGAILLFMAGVTIWRRRRTAAGSGEPSAEAGPPDAAERLKARSYGVLGGFTTMVANAGGPVMSLYLLSAGFRKLGFLGTSAWFFLIVNTSKVPFSVGLGLIDGRSLLLDACMLLFVLPGAWIGRTCVDRINQTLFERLVIGATVLGGLQLLLN from the coding sequence ATGGACACTCTCACTCTCTGGCAACTGGCGGCGCTGGCCGCGGCATCCGCGCTGGTCGGCTTCTCCAAGACGGCCGTCAGCGGTGCCAACACGATCAGTCTCGCGGTCTTCGCGGCGGTACTCCCCGCCCGCGAGTCCACCGGGGTACTGCTCCCGATCCTCATCGCCGGCGATGTGCTCGCCGTGCTCACCTACCGCCGCCACGCGCACTGGCCGACGCTGCTGCGGCTCTTCCCCGCCGTCGCCGTCGGCGTGGTGGCGGGCACGCTGTTCATGATGTGGGCGGGCGACGCCGCCGTACGGACCTCGATCGGAGCGATCCTGCTCTTCATGGCCGGCGTCACGATCTGGCGTCGCCGCCGCACCGCCGCCGGGAGCGGGGAGCCCTCGGCGGAGGCGGGCCCACCGGATGCGGCGGAACGGCTGAAGGCCCGCTCGTACGGGGTGCTCGGCGGGTTCACCACCATGGTCGCCAACGCGGGCGGCCCGGTCATGTCGCTCTATCTGCTCTCCGCCGGATTCCGCAAGCTCGGCTTCCTCGGCACCTCCGCGTGGTTCTTCCTGATCGTCAACACGTCCAAGGTGCCGTTCAGCGTGGGCCTCGGACTGATCGACGGGCGCTCGCTGCTGCTCGACGCCTGCATGCTGCTGTTCGTGCTGCCCGGCGCGTGGATCGGCCGCACGTGCGTGGACCGGATCAACCAGACGCTCTTCGAACGCCTGGTCATCGGGGCGACCGTGCTGGGCGGCCTCCAGTTGCTGCTGAACTGA